Proteins from a single region of Neodiprion virginianus isolate iyNeoVirg1 chromosome 4, iyNeoVirg1.1, whole genome shotgun sequence:
- the LOC124304011 gene encoding protein anon-73B1 codes for MVDTDPQIKRLLLPTEETLFEQLLRIGLYLGAVFQIICLLAIVVYQAGPSDGVTALKDDPSDVECSENSPQVTPRRPHRLRKQEKKKRR; via the exons ATGGTGGACACCGACCCTCAAATAAAGAGGCTTTTGTTGCCTACGGAGGAAACTTTGTTTGAGCAATTATTGAGAATTGGTCTTTACCTGGGAGCTGTATTTCAAATTATCTGTCTCCTGGCAATTGTAGTGTACCAGGCAGGACCATCAGACGGGGTGACTGCTCTAAAG GACGATCCAAGTGATGTTGAATGCTCCGAAAACAGCCCTCAAGTAACACCCAGACGGCCTCATAGACTCcgaaaacaagagaaaaagaagagacgCTGA